The Nitrosomonas sp. sh817 genome includes a window with the following:
- the rng gene encoding ribonuclease G, with product MSNEILVNITPQETRVAILEQGVTQELHIERTSGRGIVGNIYNGRVSRVLPGMQSAFVDIGLDRAAFLHVADIRNSAQEGDVVKPIEKLLYEGNSILVQVIKDAIGTKGARLSTQISLAGRLLVYLPQESYIGISQRIEDNSEREMLRERLQQILPPEEKGGYIIRTMAETADEDDLRADFEYLHRLWHDIEQQSILIAAPMLLYQDLDLSHRVLRDFVVGDTGRILVDSRENYHRLVRFARNYMTNIAERVTLYTGDRPLFDLYGVEEEIGKSLAKRVNLKSGGYVIIDQTEALATMDVNTGGFVGIRNFDDTVFKTNLEAAQVIARQLRLRNLGGIIIIDFIDMDSEEHRNAVLAELNKALQKDRTRITVSGFSALGLVEMTRKRTRESLAQVLCETCPTCQGRGEIRTAQTVCYEILRELLREARQFEANEFRILASQQVIDLFLDEESQSLAQLGDFIAKPISLQVEESYTQEQYDVILM from the coding sequence ATGAGTAATGAAATTCTGGTGAATATCACACCGCAAGAAACCCGGGTGGCAATTCTGGAACAAGGGGTGACGCAGGAATTACATATCGAACGCACCAGCGGCCGGGGTATCGTCGGGAATATCTATAACGGCCGCGTCAGCCGGGTTCTGCCGGGCATGCAATCGGCTTTCGTCGATATCGGCCTAGACCGGGCGGCATTTCTGCACGTAGCCGATATCCGCAATTCAGCGCAAGAGGGAGATGTGGTCAAGCCGATCGAGAAGCTCCTGTATGAAGGCAATTCCATTCTGGTGCAAGTGATCAAGGATGCGATCGGCACCAAGGGGGCGCGGCTCTCGACACAAATCAGCCTGGCAGGGCGGCTGCTGGTCTATTTGCCGCAAGAATCCTATATCGGCATATCGCAGCGGATTGAAGACAACAGCGAACGCGAAATGCTCCGTGAAAGACTGCAGCAAATCCTGCCTCCCGAAGAAAAGGGCGGGTATATCATCCGCACCATGGCGGAAACGGCGGACGAAGATGACTTGCGCGCCGACTTCGAATATTTGCATCGGCTGTGGCACGATATCGAGCAGCAATCGATCTTGATTGCGGCGCCGATGCTGTTGTATCAGGACCTGGACTTGAGCCACCGGGTGCTCCGTGATTTTGTCGTCGGCGATACCGGCCGCATTCTGGTGGATTCGCGTGAAAATTATCACCGCCTGGTGCGGTTCGCCAGGAATTACATGACCAATATCGCTGAAAGAGTGACGTTGTACACCGGCGACCGGCCGTTGTTCGATCTCTACGGCGTTGAAGAAGAGATCGGCAAATCGCTGGCGAAACGCGTCAATTTGAAATCGGGCGGCTATGTCATCATCGATCAGACCGAAGCGCTTGCCACGATGGATGTGAATACCGGCGGTTTTGTCGGCATCCGCAATTTTGACGATACCGTTTTTAAAACCAACCTTGAAGCCGCGCAAGTCATTGCCAGGCAACTGCGGCTGCGCAACCTCGGCGGCATCATCATCATCGACTTTATCGACATGGATTCCGAAGAGCATCGTAACGCGGTTCTGGCGGAGCTGAATAAGGCGCTGCAAAAAGACCGGACCCGTATTACCGTCAGCGGATTCAGCGCGCTGGGGCTGGTCGAGATGACGCGTAAACGCACCCGCGAAAGCCTCGCGCAGGTATTGTGCGAAACCTGCCCGACCTGCCAGGGGCGAGGGGAGATTCGAACCGCCCAAACCGTCTGTTACGAGATTCTGCGTGAATTGTTGCGCGAAGCCAGGCAGTTCGAAGCCAACGAATTTCGCATACTGGCATCCCAGCAAGTCATCGACCTGTTCCTCGACGAAGAATCGCAAAGTCTGGCGCAATTGGGTGATTTCATCGCGAAACCGATCAGCCTGCAAGTCGAAGAATCGTATACGCAGGAACAGTACGATGTCATTTTGATGTAG